A single region of the Musa acuminata AAA Group cultivar baxijiao chromosome BXJ1-11, Cavendish_Baxijiao_AAA, whole genome shotgun sequence genome encodes:
- the LOC103972612 gene encoding transcription factor bHLH57-like: MERLRGSIDHSPESAGDGLSSKCVEPGAATASFSDHLKMSYGSLSSHQTPVLRLLQGAMQAGEDMVEEEVQLHLQQYQHRRFFTSYPQETNFQLLRRMQSQCHFRQLRMAEMDRSCAVEQLESCVTHVSESETRGIVHREDPATAAATGPMRSPAVAGSNERRKRKRQRPASASKSAEEAESQRMTHIAVERNRRHLMNVHLATLRSLMPPSFVQRGDQASIIGGAIEFVKELEQHLLSLRAQKRFRESAFARSSSDDDDPCRAPLPLLHDDFLISPQYTGYSQSQRRRRDGNGEEAHQEDRTGVDVEATLVQGHVNLKVAGRRQRGQLVRAIAAMEELRLSILHLNITSLGPSSILYSLNLKMEEECKLGTADEIATAVHQIFSYNSNC, from the exons ATGGAGCGGCTGCGAGGATCCATCGATCACTCCCCT GAGTCGGCTGGGGATGGGTTGAGCTCAAAGTGCGTGGAACCaggagcagcgacagcgagctTTTCTGATCATCTTAAAATGAGCTATGGGAGCCTGTCCTCACATCAAACGCCTGTCCTTCGTCTGCTCCAAGGAGCCATGCAAGCAGGGGAAGATATGGTGGAAGAGGAAGTCCAGCTCCATCTTCAACAGTATCAGCACCGACGTTTCTTCACCTCCTACCCACAAGAAACCAACTTCCAGCTGCTCCGCCGGATGCAGAGCCAATGCCACTTCAGGCAACTGCGGATGGCCGAGATGGACCGGTCCTGTGCCGTGGAGCAGCTGGAGAGCTGCGTCACCCACGTATCCGAGTCCGAGACGAGAGGTATAGTCCATCGCGAGGATCCGGCGACTGCGGCCGCGACTGGTCCCATGAGATCCCCGGCAGTGGCTGGCTCCAACGAACGAAGGAAGAGGAAACGCCAGCGGCCGGCGTCGGCTTCGAAGAGCGCGGAGGAGGCGGAAAGCCAAAGGATGACCCACATAGCAGTGGAGCGCAACCGCCGCCATCTCATGAACGTCCACCTCGCCACCCTCCGCTCCCTGATGCCCCCTTCCTTCGTCCAACGC GGCGACCAGGCGTCCATCATAGGTGGTGCCATCGAGTTCGTCAAGGAGCTCGAGCAGCATCTCCTCTCCCTCCGAGCCCAGAAGCGGTTCCGGGAATCGGCTTTCGCTCGATCGAGCTCCGACGATGACGACCCCTGCCGTGCGCCCCTGCCCCTGCTGCACGACGATTTCCTCATCTCGCCACAGTACACGGGCTACTCGCAGTCCCAGCGGCGACGGCGCGACGGCAACGGAGAAGAAGCGCATCAGGAGGATCGGACAGGGGTGGACGTGGAAGCGACGTTAGTGCAAGGGCACGTGAACCTTAAGGTGGCCGGACGGCGGCAGCGGGGGCAGCTAGTGCGGGCCATTGCGGCCATGGAGGAGCTACGTCTCTCCATCCTACACCTCAACATCACCTCCCTCGGACCCTCCTCCATCCTCTACTCCCTCAACCTCAAG ATGGAGGAAGAGTGCAAGCTGGGGACAGCGGATGAGATTGCGACGGCGGTGCACCAAATCTTCAGCTATAACAGCAACTGCTGA